A part of Geothrix oryzae genomic DNA contains:
- a CDS encoding flagellin: MKRTAVLKSVSARHACHQMHLSGPILERALEQLTDGQSGGATAGEAADAGFEQRLRAEVRLAAQGRRHASDGLSYLQVAAGGMQKITALLARAAKLAEQVPGGAPEPGSAGPIGAGQAPSVLDEEYRDILTLIDEINANTRFNGEVVFGSELGIVMGDHLRVTVAVGPVGSLDLMGEPGTAAGPAPGLAAIHKGLEILSAQRSTLDAGQRHLSAVSNALGIQAETLAAAARPIRDAGLAQEVVALNKFQVLNQSGLQSLRQAHPENGSILRLLH; encoded by the coding sequence GTGAAGCGCACAGCCGTTCTGAAGAGCGTTTCCGCCAGGCACGCCTGCCATCAGATGCACCTCTCCGGTCCGATCCTCGAGCGGGCGTTGGAGCAGCTCACCGACGGCCAGTCAGGGGGAGCGACGGCCGGCGAGGCCGCGGACGCCGGTTTCGAGCAGCGCCTGCGGGCCGAGGTGAGGCTGGCTGCCCAGGGCCGCCGCCACGCCAGCGATGGGCTTTCGTACCTGCAGGTGGCCGCCGGGGGGATGCAGAAGATCACCGCCCTGTTGGCCCGCGCGGCCAAGCTCGCGGAGCAGGTTCCCGGCGGAGCGCCGGAACCAGGCTCAGCCGGGCCGATAGGAGCAGGCCAGGCCCCATCCGTCCTTGACGAGGAGTACCGGGACATCCTGACGCTCATTGACGAGATCAATGCGAACACGCGGTTCAACGGCGAGGTGGTCTTCGGGTCGGAACTGGGCATTGTCATGGGTGATCACTTGCGGGTGACCGTGGCCGTGGGTCCGGTGGGTTCCCTCGATCTGATGGGGGAGCCGGGGACCGCCGCGGGGCCTGCCCCGGGTCTCGCCGCCATCCACAAGGGCCTGGAGATCCTTTCCGCGCAACGCAGCACCCTCGACGCGGGGCAGCGGCACCTGAGCGCGGTCTCCAATGCCCTGGGCATCCAGGCGGAAACCCTCGCGGCGGCCGCCCGCCCGATTCGCGATGCCGGCCTCGCCCAGGAGGTGGTGGCCCTCAATAAATTCCAGGTGCTGAACCAGTCCGGGCTCCAGTCCCTCCGCCAGGCCCATCCGGAGAACGGCTCGATCCTGCGGCTTCTGCACTAG
- a CDS encoding MarR family winged helix-turn-helix transcriptional regulator, which yields MHIREELQITKPLEPGHEVALAILLTREYVARLFDQALYEPEDISDQQFNVLRILKGGPKDGYLVKELRCRMIYRFADVPRLVNRLEARGLVKRCENPADRRGSRVQITPKGLALEARMHAQHQALCQQVDRCLAPEERDQLLSLLERLRNDHRAQVEALGGR from the coding sequence ATGCACATCCGCGAAGAACTTCAGATCACCAAACCCCTCGAGCCGGGCCACGAGGTGGCCCTGGCCATCCTCCTGACCCGCGAGTATGTGGCCCGCCTCTTCGACCAGGCCCTCTACGAACCGGAAGACATCTCCGACCAGCAGTTCAATGTCCTCCGCATCCTCAAGGGCGGGCCCAAGGACGGCTACCTGGTGAAGGAGCTCCGCTGCCGGATGATCTACCGCTTCGCCGATGTGCCCCGCCTGGTGAACCGCCTCGAGGCCCGCGGCCTCGTGAAGCGCTGCGAGAATCCGGCGGACCGCCGGGGCAGCCGCGTGCAGATCACCCCCAAGGGCCTGGCGCTCGAGGCGCGGATGCACGCCCAGCACCAGGCCCTCTGCCAGCAGGTGGACCGCTGTCTGGCCCCCGAGGAGCGCGACCAGCTGCTCTCGCTCCTGGAGCGCCTCCGGAACGACCACCGCGCCCAGGTGGAAGCCCTGGGCGGCAGGTAG
- a CDS encoding YceI family protein — MRHPFRVLLASLALAALPALAGEDTYKIDPVHSEVSFKVGHLLAKVSGRFTKFEGTIKVDTADISKSSVEVVIDAASLTTDNESRDKHLKSPDFFDVAKYPTVTFKSTAVKEVAKGKLEVTGDFTLHGVTKRITFPITNAGTQPGMAPGSVVAGFVDGALSLNRSEYGIKFMPGIIGDTVAISLNAEAGKVAPSAKK, encoded by the coding sequence ATGCGCCACCCCTTCCGCGTCCTTCTTGCTTCCCTCGCCCTGGCGGCCCTGCCCGCCCTGGCCGGTGAGGACACCTACAAGATCGATCCCGTCCACAGCGAAGTGAGCTTCAAGGTGGGCCACCTGCTGGCCAAGGTGAGCGGCCGCTTCACGAAGTTCGAGGGGACCATCAAGGTGGACACCGCCGACATCAGCAAGTCCAGCGTGGAGGTCGTCATCGACGCCGCCAGCCTCACCACCGACAACGAGAGCCGGGACAAGCACCTGAAGTCCCCCGACTTCTTCGATGTGGCGAAGTACCCCACCGTCACCTTCAAGAGCACGGCCGTGAAGGAAGTGGCCAAGGGCAAGCTGGAGGTCACCGGTGACTTCACCCTGCACGGGGTCACCAAGCGCATCACCTTCCCCATCACCAATGCGGGGACGCAGCCCGGCATGGCGCCCGGCAGCGTGGTGGCCGGCTTCGTGGACGGCGCCCTCAGCCTCAACCGCAGCGAGTACGGCATTAAGTTCATGCCTGGCATCATCGGCGACACCGTGGCCATCAGCCTGAACGCCGAAGCCGGCAAGGTCGCGCCCTCGGCGAAGAAGTAA